In one Flavobacteriales bacterium genomic region, the following are encoded:
- a CDS encoding STAS domain-containing protein translates to MNFTIEDKGRYTLVTSNADKLDTSCAPELKSELVYLNKTGVRNVIIDLAATRYCDSSGLSALLVANRLCKSVGGSLVVCGLQEPVMKLVQISQLESVLSITPTAAEAVDLLYMEEIEKDVKKDQ, encoded by the coding sequence ATGAATTTCACCATCGAGGACAAAGGGCGGTACACGCTCGTCACCAGCAATGCCGACAAGCTCGATACCAGTTGCGCGCCCGAATTGAAGAGCGAGCTCGTTTACCTCAACAAGACGGGCGTGCGCAATGTGATCATCGACCTGGCGGCCACCCGCTATTGCGATTCCTCCGGATTGAGCGCCCTGCTCGTCGCCAATCGCCTGTGCAAGAGCGTGGGCGGAAGCTTGGTGGTCTGCGGATTGCAGGAGCCGGTGATGAAGCTCGTCCAGATCTCCCAGTTGGAGAGCGTGCTCTCCATCACACCCACAGCGGCCGAGGCGGTCGACCTCCTGTACATGGAGGAGATCGAGAAGGACGTGAAGAAGGACCAATAA